The following proteins are co-located in the Robbsia betulipollinis genome:
- a CDS encoding adenylate kinase — protein MNLAKTLVIGNSGSGKSWLAERLAVLQGGTWIDLDLFNWESGGYDLARKREDVIAMARAAADAERWVIEGIYGWIVSEILPAATALVWLGIDESECVANVQRRGMRRGASAQSFESLLEWAKTYRSRSGSSSYSAHAAIFHTFTRDKVRLTTTDQVTAFARDAARPHRVEHGR, from the coding sequence ATGAATCTCGCAAAAACCCTGGTGATCGGAAACTCGGGGTCGGGAAAGAGCTGGCTCGCAGAGCGATTGGCCGTTTTGCAAGGTGGCACGTGGATCGATCTCGACCTGTTCAATTGGGAGTCCGGGGGATATGACCTGGCCCGGAAGCGAGAAGACGTGATCGCGATGGCGCGCGCGGCTGCTGACGCGGAGCGCTGGGTGATCGAGGGCATCTACGGTTGGATCGTGTCCGAGATTCTTCCCGCCGCCACCGCGCTGGTCTGGCTCGGCATCGACGAGTCCGAATGTGTCGCAAACGTTCAACGACGCGGCATGCGGCGCGGCGCGTCAGCGCAATCTTTCGAGTCATTATTGGAATGGGCGAAGACGTACCGGTCGCGTAGCGGATCGAGTTCGTACTCTGCCCATGCGGCGATATTCCATACCTTCACGCGTGACAAGGTACGTTTGACCACCACCGACCAGGTCACGGCATTCGCCCGTGATGCCGCGCGACCGCATCGGGTCGAACACGGCCGCTGA
- a CDS encoding ester cyclase: MHNNHPKAVVERFNYEVIRDGNRAAFEALMAPDFVNWSAPNEQLRGAEAMWTTFASVLRPAIADMEVRIHEQLCDGDKVTTRKTISGRHVGTLMGVEATGAAISIDVIDIVRVEGGRYVAHWGINTLASIVAQLRGHQASPK; encoded by the coding sequence ATGCACAACAATCATCCAAAGGCCGTGGTCGAGCGGTTCAACTACGAAGTGATCCGGGATGGCAACCGCGCCGCTTTCGAGGCGCTCATGGCGCCCGACTTCGTCAACTGGTCGGCACCGAACGAGCAGTTGCGAGGCGCGGAAGCGATGTGGACGACGTTTGCGTCCGTGCTTCGTCCCGCGATCGCGGACATGGAGGTTCGGATTCACGAGCAGTTATGCGACGGCGACAAGGTCACTACCCGAAAAACGATCTCGGGCAGACATGTCGGAACATTGATGGGCGTCGAAGCCACCGGTGCGGCGATATCGATCGACGTGATCGATATCGTTCGTGTGGAGGGCGGCCGATACGTCGCGCATTGGGGCATCAACACGCTGGCCAGCATCGTGGCGCAACTTCGCGGACACCAGGCATCGCCGAAATGA
- a CDS encoding LysR substrate-binding domain-containing protein has product MNGRREVTVEHFGALGGLEVFVQTARTQSFAAAGRALGISASAVSKSVSRLEERVGVRLFQRSTRAVRLTSEGDVFLERCKRILGEVQAAEDDLSAMTAHPRGRLRVGLSLSAGLALPVLSAFMAHYPEIELDLDFTDRLVDLIDEGFDVLIRGSALNDSRLVSRALGRYRGCLVASPAYLEKKGTPTKPADLLSHACLHYRWSTTGKLYRWPLSHATTGASGLALPTTLVCTSLDALLHMALAGRGVTCVPDFSVRHAVADGRLKTFMDNYLTDSNTFHVVWASNRQLPPKVRVFVDFMIAHFSAHLVTKSEKKKRA; this is encoded by the coding sequence ATGAATGGCCGTCGAGAGGTGACTGTGGAGCATTTCGGGGCATTGGGCGGTCTGGAAGTCTTCGTTCAGACGGCGCGCACGCAGAGCTTCGCCGCCGCTGGCCGTGCGTTGGGGATTTCCGCTTCGGCAGTGAGCAAAAGCGTTTCCAGACTGGAAGAACGCGTTGGGGTACGGCTGTTTCAACGCAGTACCCGCGCGGTGCGCCTGACCTCTGAAGGCGACGTTTTCCTGGAAAGGTGCAAGCGCATCCTGGGTGAGGTTCAGGCCGCGGAAGACGACTTGAGCGCCATGACCGCGCACCCCCGAGGCAGGCTGAGGGTGGGATTGTCGCTATCGGCGGGGCTGGCGCTGCCGGTGCTGTCGGCGTTCATGGCACACTATCCGGAAATCGAACTGGATCTCGATTTCACCGACCGCCTGGTGGATCTGATCGATGAAGGATTCGATGTGCTGATTCGTGGCAGCGCGCTCAATGACTCGCGCCTTGTATCGCGCGCGCTCGGTCGCTATCGCGGCTGTCTGGTGGCGTCTCCCGCTTACCTGGAGAAAAAGGGCACGCCGACGAAACCGGCGGACCTCCTGAGCCATGCGTGTCTGCACTATCGTTGGTCGACCACGGGGAAACTCTACCGATGGCCGCTGTCACATGCGACTACCGGTGCGTCCGGTTTGGCACTGCCTACTACCCTGGTGTGTACCAGCCTCGATGCGCTGCTGCATATGGCGCTGGCGGGACGCGGGGTGACCTGTGTGCCCGATTTTTCCGTGAGGCACGCGGTGGCGGATGGCCGCCTGAAGACGTTTATGGACAATTATTTGACGGACTCGAATACTTTCCACGTGGTGTGGGCCAGCAATCGGCAATTGCCGCCGAAAGTGCGGGTGTTCGTGGATTTCATGATCGCGCATTTCAGTGCGCATCTGGTCACCAAATCGGAAAAGAAGAAACGCGCGTGA
- a CDS encoding cupin domain-containing protein — protein MKTARHLIMGMLLTASASVCLSQTVGVTRTEVLKSDISVPGREAVVSRVTVLPGGKLGWHTHPGDEIAYVESGALKVLVAGNPEREVASGGSFVVPAGAIHGVRNDGNVPVQLVTVHVVRKGEPLATPAVPPTQ, from the coding sequence ATGAAAACAGCACGGCACTTGATTATGGGGATGTTACTCACGGCATCGGCATCGGTCTGCCTTTCCCAGACCGTGGGCGTGACGCGCACGGAGGTTTTGAAGTCCGACATCTCGGTGCCCGGTCGCGAGGCGGTCGTCTCGCGCGTCACCGTGCTGCCGGGCGGCAAATTGGGCTGGCATACCCATCCGGGCGACGAAATAGCCTATGTCGAGTCGGGCGCGCTGAAGGTGCTGGTGGCGGGAAATCCTGAACGGGAGGTGGCGTCGGGCGGCAGCTTCGTCGTGCCCGCCGGCGCGATACATGGCGTGCGCAACGATGGCAACGTTCCCGTCCAGCTTGTCACCGTGCACGTTGTCCGCAAAGGGGAGCCGCTGGCCACGCCCGCTGTCCCTCCGACGCAGTAA
- a CDS encoding alpha/beta fold hydrolase, whose product MLPSGFFKIAVGLCVAALVTIDTAHAADADAVTVPEQSADFTARDFHFSEGTTLPEVRIHYVTIGTPRRDAQGRVDNAVLLMHGTTGTSKEFLTPLMRRELFAPGQPLDAQRYFIVIPDGLGRGGSSKPSDGMGIRFPRYGYNDVIEANHQLLEDGLHITHLRLVLGVSMGGMQTWMWGERYPDMADALMPVVSQPIPIAGRNWLWRQMVVGAIRNDPGWQGGDYTTAPVQWLRVMPIFAVLTVNPTQLQAQAPTREAATHLYDSLVKEGGKNDANDVLYWFESSWDYNPTARLNQIRAKLLAVNFADDLLNATDLGVMQRLIPSVPHGRYVEVPETAGHSFGHQTQTHPEAWKQYLIQLLAEH is encoded by the coding sequence ATGTTGCCATCAGGATTTTTCAAGATCGCGGTCGGGTTATGTGTGGCCGCCCTCGTCACCATCGACACGGCGCATGCGGCCGACGCCGATGCGGTGACCGTTCCGGAACAAAGCGCGGACTTCACCGCGCGTGATTTCCACTTTTCCGAGGGCACGACGCTGCCGGAAGTGCGGATTCACTACGTGACCATCGGTACACCGCGGCGCGACGCGCAGGGGCGCGTCGACAATGCGGTGTTGTTGATGCACGGGACGACGGGCACCAGCAAGGAGTTTTTGACGCCTCTCATGCGCCGCGAGCTTTTTGCCCCGGGTCAACCGCTCGACGCGCAACGCTATTTCATCGTGATCCCGGATGGCCTGGGCCGCGGCGGTTCCAGCAAGCCCAGCGATGGCATGGGCATTCGCTTCCCGCGCTACGGTTATAACGACGTGATCGAAGCCAATCATCAGCTGCTGGAGGATGGCCTGCACATCACGCATTTACGTCTGGTGCTCGGCGTCTCGATGGGCGGCATGCAAACGTGGATGTGGGGCGAACGTTATCCCGATATGGCCGACGCGTTGATGCCCGTGGTCAGTCAGCCGATCCCCATCGCCGGGCGCAACTGGCTCTGGCGACAGATGGTGGTCGGCGCAATCCGCAACGATCCTGGCTGGCAGGGCGGTGACTACACGACCGCGCCGGTTCAATGGCTGCGCGTCATGCCGATCTTCGCCGTACTCACCGTCAACCCCACGCAGTTGCAGGCCCAGGCGCCCACCCGTGAGGCGGCTACCCATCTCTACGACAGTTTGGTGAAGGAGGGCGGCAAGAACGACGCGAACGATGTGCTGTACTGGTTCGAATCCTCGTGGGATTACAACCCGACGGCGCGCCTGAACCAGATTCGCGCGAAGCTGCTGGCCGTCAATTTTGCCGACGATCTGCTCAATGCGACCGATCTCGGCGTGATGCAGCGGCTGATCCCCTCCGTACCGCACGGCCGTTACGTCGAAGTACCCGAGACGGCCGGGCACTCTTTCGGACATCAGACGCAGACGCATCCCGAGGCATGGAAACAGTATCTGATTCAATTGCTCGCCGAGCATTGA
- a CDS encoding MarR family winged helix-turn-helix transcriptional regulator, producing MSQVKRQPSPAHTGDAALLGESLRDVVSRLVKTTREQSGTHSNARSETLALLERAGPISIATLAVSRSVTHQTMRLIVMKLVEQGLVTLTQDIADRRAYVVALSDMGRTHTMHERATRSQWLTDQLLKKTSPEERAILEIAVRTLRKLLD from the coding sequence ATGAGCCAGGTCAAGCGCCAGCCTTCGCCAGCCCATACCGGCGACGCCGCGCTTCTCGGCGAATCCCTTCGCGACGTCGTCAGTCGCCTCGTCAAGACCACCCGCGAGCAAAGCGGTACGCACTCGAACGCCCGCAGCGAAACGCTGGCGCTCCTGGAGCGTGCCGGCCCGATCAGTATTGCGACGCTTGCCGTGTCGCGCAGCGTGACGCATCAGACGATGCGGCTCATCGTGATGAAGCTGGTCGAACAGGGGCTGGTCACCCTGACACAGGACATCGCGGACAGGCGCGCCTATGTCGTGGCCTTGTCCGACATGGGCCGAACCCACACGATGCATGAACGCGCCACGCGTTCCCAATGGCTGACAGACCAATTGCTAAAAAAAACCAGCCCCGAAGAACGCGCGATTCTGGAGATCGCGGTGCGAACGCTTCGCAAACTGCTCGACTGA
- the kdpF gene encoding K(+)-transporting ATPase subunit F, with protein sequence MITWTVWLAGASSLLLFVYLVYALLKAEDLE encoded by the coding sequence ATGATCACGTGGACGGTATGGCTGGCCGGCGCGTCGTCGTTGCTGTTGTTCGTCTATCTCGTCTACGCACTGCTCAAGGCAGAGGATCTGGAATGA
- a CDS encoding nuclear transport factor 2 family protein — translation MISTEHLNAYLDAMGRRDVEGTKAHMADNVVLRSPIVPAPFEGKARVGEVLHHLLGLVEAFEPRLLLRDGADFVAVFTIRLGDHVIDGMDHMHLNDAGLVDSMTVAWRPLPAIVAVQQRLAPKLGGKAMRLVPLDQSRSL, via the coding sequence ATGATCAGCACAGAACACCTCAATGCCTACCTCGACGCCATGGGCCGGCGCGATGTCGAAGGAACCAAGGCGCATATGGCGGATAACGTCGTCCTCAGAAGCCCGATCGTGCCTGCTCCTTTCGAAGGGAAAGCGCGGGTCGGCGAGGTTCTGCATCATCTTCTCGGCCTGGTGGAGGCCTTCGAACCCAGGCTGCTCCTGCGCGACGGCGCCGATTTCGTCGCCGTTTTCACGATCAGACTCGGCGACCACGTCATCGACGGCATGGATCATATGCATCTGAACGATGCAGGCCTGGTGGATAGCATGACGGTGGCATGGCGCCCGCTTCCGGCCATCGTCGCAGTCCAGCAGAGGCTGGCGCCGAAATTGGGCGGGAAGGCCATGCGGCTCGTTCCCCTTGATCAGTCGCGCAGCTTGTGA
- a CDS encoding methyl-accepting chemotaxis protein, which produces MLSNISIRLRLAFAMGFLGLLMAVGAALGLSGIAMSNADQEDLYSHQLASALELGKFNFFYSRGRLVLDRIAAKPDRPDIASLEAHAREQFAIADKAWKEYRDLPADAEERQLSDAVESKRQLAMNGPVADVFAAIDRRDTARLADLISNRMTNPFNEITDRSGKLEAMKSVQARARYDAAQDRFHAIVWLAAGGLLIGLAMAVLAWHALVKSIAGPLDEALAHFHAMAHGDLSRRIEARSKDEMGKLMEGLRIMQSRFTGMIGSVRHGAESISAATAQIAAGNTDLSQRTEEQAASLEETTASMGELTTAVRQNAENARQASGLARDAVDVAHEGSEVITKVVSTMNEINARSNEMAEIVGIIEGIAFQTNILALNAAVEAARAGEQGRGFAVVAGEVRTLAQRSATAAKGIKTLIDDSVQCVGGGAALVGQAGQTMTKINDTVRRVTDIMNDISLASKEQSDGIEQVNKAVAQMDDVTQQNAALVEEAAAAASSLAEQATRMTDAIGVFQLAAH; this is translated from the coding sequence ATGCTCTCCAACATCTCGATCCGTTTGCGTTTGGCTTTCGCGATGGGTTTTCTTGGCTTGCTGATGGCGGTCGGCGCGGCACTGGGCCTGTCCGGGATTGCGATGAGCAATGCAGATCAAGAAGATCTGTACTCGCACCAACTGGCATCGGCGCTCGAGCTTGGAAAATTCAACTTCTTCTATTCCCGGGGGCGGCTGGTGCTCGACCGGATAGCGGCCAAGCCCGATCGACCCGACATTGCCAGCCTGGAAGCCCATGCGCGCGAGCAGTTCGCGATCGCCGACAAGGCCTGGAAAGAATACCGCGACCTTCCTGCCGACGCGGAGGAACGACAGTTATCCGACGCCGTTGAATCCAAACGTCAGCTTGCGATGAATGGGCCGGTCGCCGATGTGTTCGCCGCCATCGACCGACGCGACACGGCGCGGCTGGCCGACCTCATTTCGAACAGGATGACCAATCCTTTCAATGAAATTACGGACCGTTCGGGAAAACTCGAAGCGATGAAATCGGTGCAGGCCCGTGCCCGCTACGACGCCGCCCAGGACCGCTTTCATGCCATTGTCTGGTTGGCGGCGGGCGGCCTGTTGATCGGTCTGGCGATGGCGGTACTCGCATGGCATGCCTTGGTCAAATCGATTGCCGGTCCGCTCGACGAGGCGCTGGCGCACTTTCACGCCATGGCCCATGGCGATCTGAGCCGACGTATCGAAGCGCGTTCGAAGGATGAGATGGGAAAGCTGATGGAAGGCCTGCGCATCATGCAATCCCGTTTTACTGGCATGATAGGCTCGGTACGTCATGGCGCGGAATCCATTTCCGCCGCCACCGCCCAGATCGCGGCAGGCAACACCGATCTCTCGCAACGCACCGAGGAACAGGCAGCCTCGCTCGAGGAGACCACGGCAAGCATGGGCGAACTGACCACGGCCGTGCGTCAGAACGCCGAGAACGCGCGGCAGGCCAGCGGTCTTGCCCGCGACGCGGTGGACGTCGCGCATGAAGGCAGCGAAGTGATCACGAAGGTGGTATCGACGATGAACGAAATCAATGCGCGCTCGAACGAGATGGCCGAGATCGTCGGCATCATCGAGGGCATCGCATTTCAAACGAACATTCTCGCGCTCAACGCGGCGGTCGAGGCGGCGAGAGCGGGCGAACAAGGCCGGGGCTTCGCGGTGGTGGCGGGCGAGGTACGCACGCTCGCGCAACGCAGCGCCACGGCGGCGAAGGGCATCAAGACCTTGATCGACGACTCCGTTCAGTGCGTGGGCGGCGGCGCGGCGCTGGTGGGTCAGGCCGGACAGACCATGACCAAAATAAACGATACGGTGCGTCGTGTCACCGACATCATGAACGATATCTCCCTGGCGTCGAAGGAACAAAGTGATGGCATTGAACAAGTCAACAAAGCCGTCGCACAGATGGACGACGTGACGCAGCAAAATGCGGCACTGGTCGAAGAGGCCGCGGCGGCCGCGTCTTCCCTCGCGGAACAAGCCACGCGCATGACCGATGCCATAGGGGTGTTCCAGCTTGCGGCGCATTGA